Below is a window of Deltaproteobacteria bacterium DNA.
CTCGGACGGGAGGGTGAATCTCTCGGGAGCACAAGGCGGTAATCCTTTCAATGGACAGGGCGGGGCTGCCGCCGAGAATGCCCTCCCTTCCTTCGATTCCGCCTTCCTTGGCGGAAGGCAAGCACGGGTTCGCAACAGATCTTTTTCCCGCCGGTGCCCCCTCTTTCATCACCCTCCCGTCCGAGCTCCGTTAATCAAAGTAAATTCATCCACCTATTGAAAAGTGAAGGGGGGGAAGGTTTGGTTTAGGCGTTGACTTTGGAGAAGTAGCCAATTTATAATCATAAAAACTTTGTTTCTCTTGCAACTATGACTAAGATTAAAACCGTTTTTGGTTGCCAGAACTGCGGTTATCAAGCCCCGAAATGGTTGGGCAAGTGCCCGGATTGCGGCTCCTGGAATTCTTTCGTCGAAGAGCAAGTATCGTCCCTACCGGAACGTTCAGCCCAGGCCATCTCGATCTCCGGGCAGGATTTTCCTCCGCAAGCCATCACAGCCATCGATACTAGCGAAGAAGGAAGGTTAAAAACCGATGTCAGCGAATTCGATCGCGTTCTGGGAGGGGGTTTGGTCATTGGTTCTGTCGTCCTCATTGGCGGCGACCCGGGGATTGGCAAATCCACCCTTCTTTTGCAGGCATTGGATAAACTGGCCGGGAAAGGGGTCAACGTCCTTTATATCTCCGGTGAAGAATCGCTTCGCCAAACCAAGATACGGGCGGACCGGATCGGAGTTTCCTCCCAGAATCTTTATGTCCTGGCTGAAAACTCACTGGAAAAGATTATCGACGACCTTAAAAAGCTAAAACCGAAAGTTGCGGTCATTGATTCCATTCAAACCGTTTTTACGTCTCAACTCCAATCTGCTCCCGGATCAATCAGCCAGGTGCGGGAATCTGCCGGAAAGCTCATGCTCCTGTCCAAATCCACCGGCCTTTCCACTTTTCTCATTGGGCACGTAACCAAGGAAGGAGCCATCGCCGGGCCGCGAGTCCTGGAGCATATAGTGGACACAGTGCTTTACTTCGAGGGAGACAGGGGGCATCCCTACCGCATCCTGCGGGCCGTGAAGAATCGTTTCGGGTCCACGAATGAAATCGGCGTATTTGAGATGAAAGACGGCGGGCTGGAAGAAGTGGCCAACCCTTCGGAACTCTTTCTGGCTGAACGCCCTATAGACGTTCCCGGATCGGTGGTCATTTCCAGCCTGGAAGGCTCCCGGCCCATCCTCGTGGAACTCCAGGCCCTGGTCAGCCCCACCTCCTACGGCATGCCCCGGCGTACAGCCATTGGTGTAGATCCCAACCGGGTTTCATTGCTGGTAGCCGTTCTGGAGAAAAAAGTGGGAATGAACTTGGCCCAGCAGGATATTTTCGTCAATGTGGCGGGTGGTGTTCGCGTAGAGGAACCGGCTGTCGACCTGGGCGTGGTCTCGGCCGTGGCATCTTCTTTTCTCGATAAACCCATCCCTTCTAAAACCATGGTCATCGGAGAAGTTGGGTTGGCTGGCGAGGTGCGCGGCATCCACCAGGCAGAAATGCGTATGAAAGAAGCATCCAAGCTGGGTTTTAAACGTTGTCTATTGCCGAAGAGTAACCGCTCCCGAATAACCCTCGAATTTTCTGGAATAGAGATCGTCGGTATAGGCTCGGTGGAAGAAGCCTTAGAAACCCTTTTTTGAGGATTTTT
It encodes the following:
- the radA gene encoding DNA repair protein RadA; the protein is MTKIKTVFGCQNCGYQAPKWLGKCPDCGSWNSFVEEQVSSLPERSAQAISISGQDFPPQAITAIDTSEEGRLKTDVSEFDRVLGGGLVIGSVVLIGGDPGIGKSTLLLQALDKLAGKGVNVLYISGEESLRQTKIRADRIGVSSQNLYVLAENSLEKIIDDLKKLKPKVAVIDSIQTVFTSQLQSAPGSISQVRESAGKLMLLSKSTGLSTFLIGHVTKEGAIAGPRVLEHIVDTVLYFEGDRGHPYRILRAVKNRFGSTNEIGVFEMKDGGLEEVANPSELFLAERPIDVPGSVVISSLEGSRPILVELQALVSPTSYGMPRRTAIGVDPNRVSLLVAVLEKKVGMNLAQQDIFVNVAGGVRVEEPAVDLGVVSAVASSFLDKPIPSKTMVIGEVGLAGEVRGIHQAEMRMKEASKLGFKRCLLPKSNRSRITLEFSGIEIVGIGSVEEALETLF